Sequence from the Mytilus galloprovincialis chromosome 10, xbMytGall1.hap1.1, whole genome shotgun sequence genome:
tttttcgaaaaagtaaggattttttttatcccaagaatagattaccttagacgtatttggcacaatttttgaattttgggtcccaTAATTAATCATGCAATGCTcgtcaactttttacttgtttggccttataactattttgatctgagcgtcatggtgagtcttatgtagacgaaacacgcgtctgacgtATCTTAAAATTagaatcatggtacctttgataactattgacaaagtatatgtaaactttgcaaacgtatgtaagaaacaaatgatcaaatcaTGTtcgcgcttagccgtttgcaacgtttgttttagaaaaaaatgcactCTTAGTTACATTAAGTTgtaagtatagccaaatccatgaaaggaatcagagctttgcatgagggagaaacATCCCTTTAGATATAATGATTTCCAACATTtggtaacagcaaatttaaataacacaaaaaatccgtattttgtAACATATCACCTTGATGAAAGCGTTTTTTCGATGAGAATAGTATTCTGGTTTCAGACGTTTTATTCTGACAATGGAACTATTTGTCATTTCGGAATTTCATTAGAGAATCAAACATCGTGAACCAACTTACACAATAATAAAGTGTTGATGATATTTCCTGAATTCATAGGAGATGGTATTCTCCTTCACAAATACTATGCTACCTAAACAAGAACATATAGGTGTTGTTAAAAACAGAATTACTGATATAGGAGCTTTTTCATGAATTAATCAAATACATAAAATCAACAATCCTATATAGTCTTTACTGTTCTTACGACGAATGTCGGTGTCtgtttaaattttagttttaagCAGTAGTTGACGATGCATGATAGTGCTTTTCTTACCTTTTattaacagaaaataaatatgggttgtttatttaaaataagatcaGTGGTTTTGCATCTATTTTCAAGTACAGAGATTAACCAGAAAGAAACATAGGAATAGTCCTAATTCCTTCCAAAATGTTAATAATCATGGAACCGtttcaaactagaaaactgaAGACAACGTAGTTGACAATAGTGGAACTGCCACTGAGAGACCAAATGTAAGTCTGCTGCCATATATTTCATGAGGATAAATACCTCTTTACAGAGATGTATGTATCAATCACAAATACCACATAAGTGGATTCAGGGGGAGAGGCTTAGAAAAAGATTAATCATACAGGAGGACTGGAGCGTGTCCCTCTCGTCTCTTATGACAGTCATAACCTACCCCTTCATTtatcacttttactgttgaatCTATTTTTACTTCTTGGTATTATTTCATATTGATAGAACTTTAATAGGtttatatatatgaatgatattttgaataattaagcATATTCATCTGCGGAAAGGTATATTCACTGCGCAAAACGTCGCATACTTCTACCTGTATAATTATATCATCATCGTTTGATGTAGTTCTACAATTAACTTTGCTAAATCATTGGCTTACATAAATTTTTCTCTGTACTCTctcggaatatgtaataaaacaattactgtcgtTTGTTTTGGTCAAAATTGGTTTAATTGACTCCGtgaatatttaaagttttttaaggttaatgaaatataaaattaaaattgagaatggaaaaggggaatgtgtcaaagctacAATAACCCGACCGttagagaagacaacagccgaatgccaccagtGGGTCTTactgtagcgagaaactcccgcacccggaggcgtccttcagctggcccctaaacaaatatgcatactagttcagtaaaatcCATCTGACGTGACTGTCATTGTGTTCGTGTGCTATTGCAATTTTTTGTATTCTCGTATTTAAATTAAATAGAACGTTAGCGCTAAACTTTGAATTGCGCTTAAAGAATTTTCTGATATGGAAAAAGACttcaaaatatgattaaaatgCACTTGTGTTATAAGGGAAGGGAGGTGAAgtgatttttatttaaaaaaattccttGTGTCATTGATATGCCGGGTGAATCCTACATAGTGTATCAACCATAACATATGCAGGCTTAGATAAATGTTACATTTAGAAATGCAAATAAttgttgaaaactaaaaaaatcaatcccACAGGCTTACTTATTTGAACGCGTGACACGAAACTTTCGTATTAGACTCATCAACCTAGGGTGCATTCGGCTAGTCTATTGATATATCATTGGTCATATGGCTCCTCATGTAATAAGGAATATATACACGATATATATACAACCTTGATTTCAAATTGTTCGGTTTGAGCATTCCCGATggaggtaaatcaagaaaagtgaTTCGGACGTACGATTTATTAAAACATtagtattgttttcatttttagcaggTTTCACTGTAATGGTTGTGTAACACATGTTAACAAAGTAGGAGATTACATCCTCGATCTTACATCACACATAAACATACTTAGTGTAAACTTAGTTATGTTTTATACTAATGCAACATAACTTTTTTGTGGAAATTCTGATGGCAATATTTATTAATCTACAATTTTCTAGTCAATcgattataaaataaataatttgcttTTCTTATGTTAATGTCAATTCGTAAAATTATTATGCATGTttagttaggcagcaaccatttgattttctggggggggggggggggggggctatggttttttttctggacaatttttttttttcgcgacaattcaaaaacattttttttctttcacttttagcattacatatagtggcagctgagggtgaaacaaacaatttttttttctcagaatcaaaaacaaattatttttttctccaaaaactggaaacaaacttttttttccaaaacaaaccatagccccccagaaaatcaaatggttgctgccttataagtacaattataatattgtaaaataCAAGTTAACTGGGTGTAAACTTAATACGATTACAGATGATTTCTACCTTTTAGTTACATTGAATAAAAACAGGTTGAACTCCTTAAAAACACTTTTGAATATCGATTATTGTATAAAACGTCCATTGCATTTAAAAGCAAGAGTAAGAGGCCTTATTTTCTGATCTTCATGGAAATAGGAATATCAAAGACGATGAAATAAAAGGTATCactgaacatatttttttgttttaaataatttttatgcaATACAACAATTGTTCTTCATTGAGAAATATATCAGTATAAAACACATAGCATTGCATTTGTATTCAAAGAAATAAATAGTATCTTTTTTTCAGATACAAAACAAACCTGTCTAAACCTTGATGTGTTAATAGATATCCTTCATTTTCTATCATCATTTATAcataatgttttttatttttattaaaaatatcctAAAAAATCTGAATAACAActtatttttccatttgtattaCATACAGCGATAGATATGTACAAGATGCAAGCTGCAGGAAAGGAAGGTTACAAAACATTAAACTTGAAACCAGAAATTACTTAAAAGAATATGCTTTAAAGGTTTTCTCGTTTCCAGTTTTCagatagattagactgttggtttttctCTTGGGATGGGTTTACAGaagtaattttttgggccctttatagttaGCTGTTCgatgtgatccaaggctccgtgcTATAGGCCGTATTTTAATCCTAGTATAAtggttacttttacaaattgtgacttgcatAGAGCGTTGTGTCATTGCAGCagaactagtgtaaaaccattaaaacataAGGAGTATAATTGTTCATCAATTAAAGACATGAAAATCATCGATAGTACTGTGGAAAGTAACGATTTGATTAGTTAAAAAGAATCGAAATTTATGCTTCAATTTAAATCAgtcaaaatgatttttaaattttgtacttcAGCAAAATACCATGACAACCAAAATATATGGCAATGGACAAATTCAGAAacctcaatttttatttttattgagcTGCGCAGAGACGTCGGAATTCAACTAAAATTAAAGAACACCAGTATGAAAGGCACCTTTAAAGCTGCACTGATATAACTTCTAATATTACGACTATTTAAAGTCCTTTTCATTACATAAATATGCACAAATAAGCACCACAGATATATGAATATGTCCAAAGTAATCATACGCTCTGCACAACACGGCAGGGTTACAATGTAGGATTACGGAACCTGCCGATGTTTGCCGATCTATAATTATGCTGGTTTGCTCGGGTCGACGTAACATGGCACTCTAAAACTGGACGGACTTGCTATGTCTTTTATGGCGGATGCCGTCGAAGCTATTCCTGCGATGAGACCGATAAATATAATCTCATAGTTTAAAATTTTCTCCCATAATGGTACCtcactgaaaaatataaacatgaatttattaatatttacagAGACATGTAGTACAATCTGGTATTTAGCAAGCAACGATTTGCTCCTTAGGGGCTAGTGCATAAGGAATTAACTTTAATCTAcgttgtgataaaaaaaaataatcttagtTTCACTGGTCCTGCTTGTTTTCAACCttttttaattcaacattttcaaGATTTCGATTTCGAAATTTCAAATTATGGAAGTACAgcaaaatagtccattttttgttttttttactaatttgcACAAGCTACTGTTACCATTTATTTGGggtaaaacaaaatgttcaagTTTTTTCTGTTTTACCTCAATTGTTTACAAATAGACCAAGTACTTGTTTGTTCGTTGTTGTCGTCTGCCACTTTCAGTCGCCATTTTTGTTATCGACATTGGATATTTCAAGGCGGTCACTTTTGTTTTTGATGGAATCAGCCGGAGTAACCGGAGAAATCAACGACAGTCGACGTGTAAAGCAATCATTGCAATTAAGATCCGTAATGAGGAATGCGTGTGTAGCTATTTTATATCGTCCTTGTTCAACCTTTGTTAGAGTtcaattgtatttatttgtacgTATTGTTGTGTATGTCTTCGCAAAAATCAAACCTTTGggattttaaaacaataatattctaatttgatttgaaatatttcatgaatattcaaaattgtttatcatagcgaaatatatttacataaagTCCGTGTCAAGCTTTTGAAGACTGGCTTCATTATCAATGAATTCATCTCTGACAAATGGTGCTGTGTCATCACGAGGTTTCCGACAAAGTTTAAGGTAAAATACTGAAGGACAAATGTAGGCTAACAGAGTTGTTGTTGATCCACCAACTAATGCTAAAATGGCACCAAAACGTGGTATTGTCTCGGCTACAAACAATGCACATAAGACCATCAGTGGCCTAGCAACACATCGTTTCCATgtgaattctgaaaaaaataaaatgccacAATAGGGAAATAAtgataaaactttaaaactttacACGAGCATTTACACATATTTTCTAATTACTTTACAAGATAGTTTATTATGTACCAACCATGTTTTTGGTTTATCTATACTTTACATTCAATTAAATGCTTGACACGATTTTTAAATgtgtaaaatcaattaaaatattcaaacaaaatgaGCCCAAAAATCAATAAACTCAACTTGACAAAACATGATATGTAACGAAGACTCACCATTGCATGGTTTTTATTACATTTAgcaatatatattttcatgttaccCCATACAAAAATGGTAATGATTTCCCCTTAGTTTTTAAGTAAAAACTAAATGATAGAAGACATCATATGTCGCCAAATAAAGATTATAGCTCTTATATTTTACATCGAAAGCTGAGACAGCAATTGAacgaaaaatatacaaatattttgacaGAGAGATTAGAAAACATGACCCACACATAGTAACGTCTGATAAATGTAATATtcgtcaatatattcaaattaaaaagaatcaTGCGTCCTGAATGTTTATAAAATACCTACCACTGAACGTTACACAAATATCAGTTCTCATTGTATTGATAGTTTTCATACCTTTTGGAACTCCAAATTTTGACTCAACTTCCTGACAAAATGGGTTGATGACTATAACAAATCCAAACAACAGATGAATTGTTATAAGAGTCTGAACTATGTAGGTGATAGGACTGTCCGTCGTTGTCAGTAAAATGTTATCCTTTACTGTGTCGCCGTAGATGAAATACGCCGACGTCGATGTTGGAAGATACATTGCCAACACAACTGTAAACATGGAAGAAAAACGAGGTTATAACATTGAAATACATAGTTATTACTCTCGTTGTAAAAAAATGTGTGTTCTTTTACTAGTACTTGAATGTATTATCAGTGAAAATCCCTAGTGTAATCGAGCGAAACCAGTCATtgagcaggggcggatccagccattttaaaaaaagggggggttcctaacccaggacaaaagggggggggttccaactacacctccccattcaaatacattgatcgtccaaaaaaaaggggggttccaacccccggaaccccccctctggatccgcgcctgttgAGAAGGGTGTGCGATTTTCTCTCTGCATTCATGACATGTTGGTGGCCTTGTGCTGTACTTTGCTCATTgctgggttgttgtctctttgacacattcctcgtttatattcttttttctgtttgaaataatttatcaaaattaaatacaattcaataattttaataatgcatatacatattatacatgtatctatttatcCAAGAATCGAAAtatctactatatatatataccaataacCTGAAGCGATAAATGTTTAGTATTGGCCAAGTTTTGAAATAAACATCTTTATTCAGGTTCTAATTTTTAAGTTTCTTGAGCAATACAAATTTCATaatgattggttttttttatttaatatattcaaaTGTTATACCCTTATAACTTACTCATGTATCCTAGCAACACAGCCCATTTAAAGTCTGCCTTATTTTTCATATCAGCTTGAAACGTAGGAAAAGCTGGATGTCCACCAAATGCAAACACTATTGTGCCAAAAGCTGTGAAAAATGAAGTGAATTCTTGTTCTGAGTGTACTACAGTGTCTCCGTGTTTGTCTTTGTCTTGTATAATTCTCGCTAGCAATAAGATGCATGCCAGTCCAGTGGCTAATGTTGCTCCAACTGCTATTGGCCTGCAAAACATGATCTATTGTAATTACTGACCAGCTGAAAGCAAAATCTTCAAATGCCTTTAGTATGATCTATTGAGAAATCGTCGAGTTTCAGTCCTGAGGGAGCGACGTGTTTAAGTATTTCGCTCACTTTAGATCGAAGTTCGAAAGTGTGACGATAATTACGggtattgttggtttttttttgcttgttctATTCGTTTGCACTTTTAGTACTATACTTGAAAAGTTTTTTATGACTTTGCAAAGTATCTTGTGACATTTAAAGCTTCCTATGCACGTGTAGTAAAAAAGCAATTTCTCTAGAGCCTCGATctgaaattttgatttaaattgtagACACTTTTAGTAATAAAAGATCATTTACTGGCTTCCATTTTTTACTTCATCTCGATTCCCTGCCACATAGGATAGTGGACTTTCAAGAATTAATGTGTAATGAATGCAAATAAGTATttttcgaaaaataaaaaaacgcaTATACATGTATCCTGCTCCTGGATCGTTTAATGTCTTGTATTACAAATTCTCATGAGCTTAGCTGTAAgttattgttgggttgctgcaacTCACACTCAGAGATAAAAACTAGTACAATTTAGCATACATCCAATGGCGAACCAGTAATTTCGTTCTGGTGTtagaacaatgaaattacccataaaCCTATAGTTTCTGATACGACAAATCTTAGCGTTGCATTACATACCAGAAATCTTTTGGTGTTCCCAGACATACAACAGGCATCAATGCAACAGCTAGTATGATTATAAAGTAACAGAACGACACGTCCTTTGTAGCATGACTGATCAAATCCTGTAGATTTTCTGCTGCCAGAATCAGAAATACAACAGACACTCCAAACAGGGtgaaatttatagaaaatgaaactaaatatctacaacaaaatttaaaatactaTAGACACAAAACACCTCCACCAGGTCTTGGGAAAATGTATAGATCCACacaaattgtaatatttataacagattcatgtaaataaaaatatacttgTGAACTGATCATGTATCCAGACCATCCGAATTCATCCGGTTTATAAGTTGTATACATAGAAATCATCaagtataattttcatttttttaatgcaGTAGTTTTCCGAttgtatgtgatttttttttgtcaaatataaataaatttagattattttttttatacgatGCAGTGCAtagatttttttacatgtattttattttttcccaaacATGTTTGGCCCCGATTAGTCAGGAACCTACATGGCCTTTGTTAACCttgtatgtttttataattttggttcatttatatgtgttaaccttgtatgtttttataattttggttcatttataatGTGTCGGAGTTTCGTGTAACGTCCATTTTCGCTCAACTACCACACAATTTTGTTTAGGGAACAGATGAAGCAAGCATGTGAAATTTTCTTGCTATGTTGAAGACCTATAATTGGTGtccttgggctgttttctactTTTTGACATATTCTAAaattccattctcatttttatattttacccacatttatcataaattttatatcaaaaagaaTTTGAGGTTTCGTCCTATGTGAGCAGCAACATTGATAAACTATCTGTTTAAAAGTGAGAGACATATTAATTTTCCTCTTTTTATGTTAAATGTAAGTGATTGTAAACAAGAATTCCAAGGAGAATAGAGAATTCTGCAATTACTGTTTCAAACTGCAAAAAGCATTCAATGAAAATATAACTATAcggaaaagtaaaaaaaatatctatgatcATCTATATATCAAAAGCCAATCATGAACTTGAAAAAATTATTCCATATACGATCCGAGTTTGCAGTCGCCAGCAAATCCagataaaattgaaaactacataaCTTTTATTAGCGATTATTAAATGTTgtctaataaaattaaaatacctTCCAAACTTTCCGAATGCTTGCTCGCCTATGATTGGATAAGGATCAACAACATGTGACTGGTACTGTGGATTTCTGCTCTGAACTATCAGCCAAGCTCTTCCTAATATGGCACCAGTATACGCCGAGGCAAAGGCACACACAACTATTAATACCAGACCAATCCATCCTGGATACATGAAAAGTAAATACTTAGTTTAATGAAAAGCATAATAGATTATGTAAAATGTTGAATTACAAACATTATAGTCATGAGGAATTTACGGAAGTAAACTTGGTACATGTAATAGGGTGTTTTCAGTGATTAAAAAAGATTGTTGAAATTATCCTTTTTATCGACTATATGGACctttttattcttctttttcaACTAAGTTAACAGAAAACtcaaagttaaaaaacaaaaactattgaAAGTATATGTTGATACACTGAAGCGACATTTCCCTCTATAATGCTTTCTTTTTTCACTCATACCACAGTTAAGCACACCTTCCTTTTTcttattaaatacatttttaatttgggTTGAATTTCATTTCAAATAGTGACTAAAATagttaaccattttttttttagcttggaCAACGTTTTCcttcaaaacattttttgatttcatATTGATGACTAACCTGAATTGTCGATTGCTTTCGGTAATGCTAGAACACCAGATCCTGCAATCTCACCAACGATAAATACAGAGGTACTCCATATTGTCAACCCATGAGTCGGCTTCAACATATAAAAATCATACTATAATATACTTCTCATATAACACATGGTTGTAAGATCTGTATAactaaacatgttaaattaatGTGTAGATTTGAAATAGATACtacataaattatttatttttaattattttttaaaaattaaattgtgcTGTATTCTCAAAAACTTAACCATGATTTTGTTTATCGTCAATACATAATCGTATCAGTGTTCTGATGGAAGCGTGTTCACATCAAGGTACATACATGGATGTCGTGGGATTGAATCAGCTTCTCCTCTTAGCTCGCGGCATTAAGGAGGAAAGAGGAAAGACAAGTCGGTGTTCAGTTAGGGTGACCTTTCTTCTTGTATGTTACCTTATGAACTGCTTGAACTTTAAAAACCCGGCTTAGCGTATCGGTCTAGAACAAAACTGGATTAGAATTCGTAGCACACTAGCATGTTCTCCTCCTAAATATGCATTTactttgccactggacgttaaactgCCATATACCCTTTTTAATATCGTCAAAACGGTATCGTTTGTTTTATTGATGTATAAACCTAGATGTTCAAAAGATATAACTGCTTTACAATGGGATATATCACAATATAGCATGGTGTTCG
This genomic interval carries:
- the LOC143049687 gene encoding uncharacterized protein LOC143049687, whose amino-acid sequence is MSSETNQPTHGLTIWSTSVFIVGEIAGSGVLALPKAIDNSGWIGLVLIVVCAFASAYTGAILGRAWLIVQSRNPQYQSHVVDPYPIIGEQAFGKFGRYLVSFSINFTLFGVSVVFLILAAENLQDLISHATKDVSFCYFIIILAVALMPVVCLGTPKDFWPIAVGATLATGLACILLLARIIQDKDKHGDTVVHSEQEFTSFFTAFGTIVFAFGGHPAFPTFQADMKNKADFKWAVLLGYMIVLAMYLPTSTSAYFIYGDTVKDNILLTTTDSPITYIVQTLITIHLLFGFVIVINPFCQEVESKFGVPKEFTWKRCVARPLMVLCALFVAETIPRFGAILALVGGSTTTLLAYICPSVFYLKLCRKPRDDTAPFVRDEFIDNEASLQKLDTDFIEVPLWEKILNYEIIFIGLIAGIASTASAIKDIASPSSFRVPCYVDPSKPA